Sequence from the Deinococcus radiopugnans ATCC 19172 genome:
TCCAACAGGGTACCCAGGCTGACGCACCATGAGGAACAGTTGCATACGTCAGCAGGGTTTTACGCTTCTCGAAATTCTGATAGTCCTCGCTATTCTCGGCATCCTGATGGGCATTTTCGGCCTCTCCTATCTGCGCAGTATTCGAGCTGCAGAAGTTCGCGAGGGGGCTAATCAGATTGCTGCCGATCTGCGTGCCGCCCGGGCCAGCGCCCAGCGGCGCAGCGCATCGGGAGCTTTCAAGTGGGCGGGTGTTGGTAACCTGACAGGCTATACAGTAGAAATTCCAAGCGGCACGGCGACTCCAAAGACCGCCACCTTACCCAGGGGGGTCACTTTTAGGTGTTTAGACGGCTGCCCGGCGGCGCGGACACTGACCTATAACGCGCCCTATGGCGAGATGACCAGCACTATTAATGGCACTCGTTATGTCGTAGAGAGCCAAACGCCCAACATCCCATCCATTGAGGTTCGAGTGGTTGGTATCACTGGGCGCGTCATGCTGGTGAAGCCATGAAACAAATGAATGACAA
This genomic interval carries:
- a CDS encoding pilus assembly FimT family protein, with the translated sequence MRNSCIRQQGFTLLEILIVLAILGILMGIFGLSYLRSIRAAEVREGANQIAADLRAARASAQRRSASGAFKWAGVGNLTGYTVEIPSGTATPKTATLPRGVTFRCLDGCPAARTLTYNAPYGEMTSTINGTRYVVESQTPNIPSIEVRVVGITGRVMLVKP